The Acanthopagrus latus isolate v.2019 chromosome 13, fAcaLat1.1, whole genome shotgun sequence genome contains a region encoding:
- the gemin5 gene encoding gem-associated protein 5 isoform X2 produces MHERSLPASPNWYCSRCSDVSRSGLLGVGAKNIIFLIDVSASSCRVVGELAGHRDLVSGFSFCQHAGQSHLCVSSSNDGCIRFWDSDNKVLIKEHAAHQTPVAAVHWSPVDKNLVVSGDEKGVVVCHWFNTGDTSSFFPEPRTIFCLTCSPHTWSTVAVGYKDGMIVLIDLSKKGEVIHRLRGHDDEIHSLAWSSLVGEDALYNRPEDSEANSGAPAGDGTGCYLASGSKDQTVRIWSSAKGKSVMTLKLPYVKKRGSAVDPGVKERLWLHVHWPRGQPTQLVSSCFSGELVMWDLTRTGKQRWTLFGTSSEGQNHNRIVFNMSSVLVQDNRELLISTSMDREIKCWDLASLDCCWTLPTLGGFVYALTFSPVGTGCLALGVGDNMIRVWNTLTTQNQYDTRSFWQGIKSKVTALAWHPRKEGSLSFGTDDGKVGIYDVFSNKPPQISSSYHRKTVYTLAWGPPVPPMSFGAAGGKSSISLYSCAGEGTILQHDPSRLSGEASDIDKLIRDTNSIKHKLSPHTDLSWKPDGKVVAIGNEDGCIEVYQAPSLKLLCSIQQHHKIINTLRWHHDHSSAPELHCLLASGSSNAIVYVHDLRAIIENPPESPVVLTEPHRRLCGHTAKITDMAWSPHHDARLVTASYDGTAQVWDVLQEEALSNYRGHIGYLLCVDWSPVDPDVIWTGGKDFTLQEWRVSKQEFTKPPKGKKMLELKEKTKTNPKQKKKNKKPPGAGGAVPLEMNGGPVTGPKATKEQEPSEDEEDEVSSTNSSVPTVSSESQWKSSAAIKSKDKTDLLKKKKPRSMLPISTSMDHRPKEDLLQDCINLASVKHSKAPPAGCVPGQGEHIHLGLFSDRQALYRMFEAEEEAHVEAAHFDCVVYLRLWSGDLEGALQLATERGELNDHLLSVAPMAGFEVWSRTVEAFVKQLCLQEQYLKAASHLLSVNKLYEAVDLLRSHKLYREAIALVKARLPAEDPVLKELYTCWAAVLEKDGHFSAAAKCHLAAGASFDAAKVIARKSDVSSLRTAASLARISGEVALAQSLALRCAKDLAAALDWVGAQEVLSSQESLLVHRLHLCVAELLAAMLADPQVESQSCVSSHPWVSLGERHVCLQDRVRDVWEQQFGVSQKSEGRRGVGALLQELKSAESPTPTPNVPLRQVQLYSSLHLTRAVLSWLLDDEGQLIKELWKAVAWFRDAGHLSVSAELCRLLFPDADVSVFSRKHPKILDHTEEEAKAAATSLQAFINYQHLYEHWWRSSTRITNGSAADSRPADELKDKVMNGEISESEESVCPVTRWCDKLDFDASLLLSERHAACQAVQRSVREVQERLAAMVVQHSRAQEGKPDSAEKETDGPTQISTTTESPGSQASADAGRRPEDQDTLLTLSSKMSEHQKQLVELPDTVKMYPHPDVVECCLVLLHVSKASPSVSESLQQQAKDLLRKYATGPTVHKASKQFLT; encoded by the exons ATGCACGAAAGGTCCCTTCCCGCCTCTCCCAACTGGTACTGCTCCCGCTGCAGTGACGTCAGCAGGAGCGGTTTACTGGGCGTCGGAGCCAAAAACATCATCTTCTTGATTGACGTGTCTGCGTCCTCCTGCAGGGTCGTAG GTGAGCTCGCCGGCCATCGAGACCTGGTGTCaggtttctctttctgtcagcATGCAGGGCAGAGTCACCTCTGCGTCAGCTCCTCCAACGACGGCTGCATTCGCTTCTGGGATTCAGACAACAAGGTTCTCATAAAGGAACATGCAGCTCATCAG ACCCCCGTGGCAGCGGTGCACTGGTCTCCGGTGGATAAGAACCTGGTGGTGTCTGGAGATGAGAAGGGTGTCGTGGTCTGTCACTGGTTCAACACAGGCGACACCTCCAGCTTCTTTCCCGAGCCCAGGACCATCTTCTGCCTCACCTGCTCGCCTCACACCTGGAGCACTGTGGCCGTGGG GTACAAAGATGGGATGATCGTACTGATCGATTTGAGTAAGAAAGGCGAGGTGATTCACCGCCTCCGGGGACACGATGATGAGATTCACTCTCTGGCGTGGTCGTCGCTGGTTGGTGAGGATGCTCTGTACAACAGACCTGAGGACAGTGAAG CCAACAGTGGAGCTCCTGCTGGAGATGGGACGGGCTGCTATCTTGCATCTGGGAGCAAAGACCAGACGGTGAGGATCTGGAGCTCAGCGAAGGGGAAAA GTGTGATGACTCTGAAGCTGCCGTATGTGAAGAAAAGAGGCTCTGCAGTCGACCCCGGGGTCAAAGAGAGACTCTGGCTCCATGTCCACTGGCCCAGGGGACAACCGACACAACTCGtgtccagctgcttcag TGGTGAGTTGGTGATGTGGGACTTGACCAGGACTGGGAAGCAGAGGTGGACTCTGTTCGGGACGTCTTCAGAGGGTCAGAACCACAACAGGATCGTATTCAACATGAGTTCAGTCCTCGTGCAGGACAACAGAGAGCTGCTCATCAGCACCTCCATGGACAGAGAG ATTAAATGCTGGGATCTGGCCTCTCTGGACTGCTGCTGGACCCTGCCCACGCTGGGTGGTTTCGTCTATGCCCTGACCTTCTCTCCGGTGGGCACAGGGTGTCTGGCGCTGGGCGTGGGCGACAACATGATCCGGGTGTGGAACACACTGACCACCCAGAACCAGTATGACACCAGGTCCTTCTGGCAGGGCATCAAGTCCAAGGTCACAGCG CTGGCGTGGCACCCGAGAAAAGAAGGATCCTTGTCTTTTGGAACAGATGATGGTAAAGTCGGTATCTACGATGTCTTCTCAAACAA GCCTCCTCAGATATCGAGCTCCTATCACCGAAAAACGGTGTACACGTTGGCCTGGGGACCCCCAGTCCCCCCGATGTCATTTG GTGCAGCGGGAGGAAAGTCGTCCATCAGCCTGTACAGTTGCGCCGGCGAGGGCACCATCCTTCAGCACGATCCGTCCAGGCTGAGCGGTGAAGCTTCCGACATCGACAAGCTGATCAGAGACACCAACAGCATCAAG CACAAGCTGTCTCCACACACCGACCTCAGCTGGAAGCCAGATGGGAAAGTGGTTGCCATCGGCAACGAGGATGG gtgtATTGAGGTGTATCAGGCTCCTAgtctgaagctgctgtgcagcatccagcagcatcACAAGATCATCAACACGTTGCGGTGGCATCATGACCACAGCTCTGCACCGGAGCTGCACTGCCTCCTGGCCTCGGGCTCCAGCAACGCCATCGTCTATGTGCACGACCTCCGCGCCATCATAG AGAATCCTCCAGAAAGCCCCGTGGTGTTGACGGAGCCTCATCGCAGGCTGTGCGGTCATACAGCTAAAATCACGGATATGGCCTGGAGTCCACACCACGACGCCCGGCTGGTAACCGCCTCGTATGATGGCACAGCCCAG GTGTGGGAcgtgctgcaggaggaggctcTCTCTAACTACCGGGGTCACATCGGTTATCTGCTGTGCGTGGACTGGTCGCCCGTCGACCCAGACGTGATCTGGACCGGAGGGAAGGACTTCACCTTGCAGGAGTGGAGAGTCTCCAAACAAGAGTTTACAAAGCCGCCTAAAG GGAAAAAGATGCTGGAGCTAAAGGAGAAGACGAAGACCAACCctaagcagaagaagaagaacaaaaagcCACCAGGTGCCGGAGGAGCTGTACCACTAGAGATGAACGGAGGACCAGTCACAGGACCAAAAGCAACGAAAGAACAGGAGCCGtctgaggatgaggaagatgaagtCAGCTCAACCAACAGTTCTGTACCAACAG tCTCTTCAGAGTCACAATGGAAATCCTCTGCTGCCATAaagagcaaagacaaaacag acctgctgaagaagaagaagccgcGCTCCATGCTGCCCATCAGCACCTCCATGGACCATCGGCCCAAAGAAGATCTGCTGCAAGACTGCATCAATCTGGcctcagtcaaacacagcaAGG cgccccctgcaggctgtGTCCCAGGACAGGGAGAGCACATCCATCTGGGCCTGttctctgacagacaggctCTGTATCGCATGTTTGAGGCAGAAG AGGAGGCTCACGTGGAGGCGGCTCACTTCGACTGTGTCGTGTACCTGCGGCTGTGGAGCGGAGACCTGGAGGGGGCGCTGCAGCTCgccacagagagaggagagctgaacGACCACCTGCTCTCAGTCGCTCCTATGG ccGGGTTCGAGGTGTGGAGCCGGACAGTGGAGGCCTTCGTCAAGCAGCTGTGCCTGCAGGAGCAGTACCTGAAGGCAGCATCCCACCTGCTGTCAGTCAACAAGCTGTACGAGGCCGTCGACCTGCTGCGCTCGCACAAACTCTACAG ggaggCCATCGCTCTGGTCAAAGCCAGACTGCCAGCAGAAGATCCCGTCCTGAAGGAGCTGTACACCTGCTGGGCCGCCGTGCTGGAGAAGGACGGACATTTCTCCGCAGCTGCTAAATG TCACCTGGCTGCTGGTGCCAGTTTTGACGCTGCTAAAGTCATCGCCAGGAAGAGTGACGTGTCCTCGCTGAGGACGGCGGCCAGCCTAGCGAGAATCTCGGGAGAGGTCGCTCTGGCTCAGTCGCTGGCGCTGAGGTGTGCTAAAGACCTGGCTGCTGCTCTGGACTGGGTCGGAGCCCAGGAGGTCCTGAGCTCACAGGAGAGTCTGTTG GTCCACAGGCTGCACCTCTGCGTCGCCGAGCTGCTGGCTGCGATGCTGGCGGACCCCCAGGTTGAATCTCAGTCCTGCGTCTCCAGTCACCCGTGGGTGTCTCTGGGTGAGCGGCACGTCTGCCTCCAGGACCGAGTGAGAGACGTGTGGGAGCAGCAGTTTGGGGTTTCACAGAAGTCAGAAGGACGCCGCGGCGTCGGAGCTCTTCTGCAGGAGCTGAAGTCTGCAGAGAGTCCAACACCCACCCCCAATGTTCCTCTGAGACAG GTCCAGCTGTATTCATCCCTTCACCTGACGCGTGCTGTGTTGAGCTGGTTGTTGGACGATGAGGGGCAGCTGATCAAGGAGCTGTGGAAGGCAGTGGCCTGGTTCAGAGATGCCGGACACCTCAGTGTCTCTGCGGAGCTCTGCAGGCTGCTGTTTCCTGACG ccgatgtgagtgttttttcaAGGAAACATCCCAAAATACTTGatcacacagaagaagaagccaaaGCTGCTGCCACCAGTCTGCAGGCTTTTATCAACTACCAGCACCTGTATGAGCACTGGTGGAGGAGCTCCACCCGGATCACGAACGGATCAGCAGCTGACTCCAGACCTGCAGACGAGCTGAAGGATAAAGTGATGAACGGAGAAATATCGGAGTCAGAAGAGAGTGTCTGCCCGGTGACTAGGTGGTGTGATAAACTGGACTTTGATGcatctctgcttctgtctgagCGTCACGCAGCCTGTCAGGCCGTCCAGAGGTCGGTGAGGGAGGTCCAGGAGCGGCTGGCAGCCATGGtggtgcagcacagcagagcccAGGAAGGGAAGCCCGACTCTGcggagaaagagacagacggTCCCACGCAGATCTCCACGACCACAGAGTCACCTGGCAGCCAGGCGTCCGCTGATGCTGGGCGACG GCCCGAGGATCAGGACACTCTGCTCACTTTGTCTTCCAAGATGTCAGAACACCAGAAACAGCTGGTCGAACTGCCTGACACAGTCAAG ATGTATCCTCACCCAGACGTTGTTGAATGCTGCCTGGTCCTCCTGCACGTCAGCAAGGCTTCACCCTCCGTCTCCGAGTCCCTCCAACAACAGGCCAAAGATCTCCTCCGCAAATATGCAACTGGCCCCACCGTCCACAAAGCCTCCAAACAGTTCCTCACCTGA
- the gemin5 gene encoding gem-associated protein 5 isoform X3, giving the protein MHERSLPASPNWYCSRCSDVSRSGLLGVGAKNIIFLIDVSASSCRVVGELAGHRDLVSGFSFCQHAGQSHLCVSSSNDGCIRFWDSDNKVLIKEHAAHQTPVAAVHWSPVDKNLVVSGDEKGVVVCHWFNTGDTSSFFPEPRTIFCLTCSPHTWSTVAVGYKDGMIVLIDLSKKGEVIHRLRGHDDEIHSLAWSSLVGEDALYNRPEDSEVANSGAPAGDGTGCYLASGSKDQTVRIWSSAKGKSVMTLKLPYVKKRGSAVDPGVKERLWLHVHWPRGQPTQLVSSCFSGELVMWDLTRTGKQRWTLFGTSSEGQNHNRIVFNMSSVLVQDNRELLISTSMDREIKCWDLASLDCCWTLPTLGGFVYALTFSPVGTGCLALGVGDNMIRVWNTLTTQNQYDTRSFWQGIKSKVTALAWHPRKEGSLSFGTDDGKVGIYDVFSNKPPQISSSYHRKTVYTLAWGPPVPPMSFGAAGGKSSISLYSCAGEGTILQHDPSRLSGEASDIDKLIRDTNSIKHKLSPHTDLSWKPDGKVVAIGNEDGCIEVYQAPSLKLLCSIQQHHKIINTLRWHHDHSSAPELHCLLASGSSNAIVYVHDLRAIIENPPESPVVLTEPHRRLCGHTAKITDMAWSPHHDARLVTASYDGTAQVWDVLQEEALSNYRGHIGYLLCVDWSPVDPDVIWTGGKDFTLQEWRVSKQEFTKPPKGKKMLELKEKTKTNPKQKKKNKKPPGAGGAVPLEMNGGPVTGPKATKEQEPSEDEEDEVSSTNSSVPTESQWKSSAAIKSKDKTDLLKKKKPRSMLPISTSMDHRPKEDLLQDCINLASVKHSKAPPAGCVPGQGEHIHLGLFSDRQALYRMFEAEEEAHVEAAHFDCVVYLRLWSGDLEGALQLATERGELNDHLLSVAPMAGFEVWSRTVEAFVKQLCLQEQYLKAASHLLSVNKLYEAVDLLRSHKLYREAIALVKARLPAEDPVLKELYTCWAAVLEKDGHFSAAAKCHLAAGASFDAAKVIARKSDVSSLRTAASLARISGEVALAQSLALRCAKDLAAALDWVGAQEVLSSQESLLVHRLHLCVAELLAAMLADPQVESQSCVSSHPWVSLGERHVCLQDRVRDVWEQQFGVSQKSEGRRGVGALLQELKSAESPTPTPNVPLRQVQLYSSLHLTRAVLSWLLDDEGQLIKELWKAVAWFRDAGHLSVSAELCRLLFPDADVSVFSRKHPKILDHTEEEAKAAATSLQAFINYQHLYEHWWRSSTRITNGSAADSRPADELKDKVMNGEISESEESVCPVTRWCDKLDFDASLLLSERHAACQAVQRSVREVQERLAAMVVQHSRAQEGKPDSAEKETDGPTQISTTTESPGSQASADAGRRPEDQDTLLTLSSKMSEHQKQLVELPDTVKMYPHPDVVECCLVLLHVSKASPSVSESLQQQAKDLLRKYATGPTVHKASKQFLT; this is encoded by the exons ATGCACGAAAGGTCCCTTCCCGCCTCTCCCAACTGGTACTGCTCCCGCTGCAGTGACGTCAGCAGGAGCGGTTTACTGGGCGTCGGAGCCAAAAACATCATCTTCTTGATTGACGTGTCTGCGTCCTCCTGCAGGGTCGTAG GTGAGCTCGCCGGCCATCGAGACCTGGTGTCaggtttctctttctgtcagcATGCAGGGCAGAGTCACCTCTGCGTCAGCTCCTCCAACGACGGCTGCATTCGCTTCTGGGATTCAGACAACAAGGTTCTCATAAAGGAACATGCAGCTCATCAG ACCCCCGTGGCAGCGGTGCACTGGTCTCCGGTGGATAAGAACCTGGTGGTGTCTGGAGATGAGAAGGGTGTCGTGGTCTGTCACTGGTTCAACACAGGCGACACCTCCAGCTTCTTTCCCGAGCCCAGGACCATCTTCTGCCTCACCTGCTCGCCTCACACCTGGAGCACTGTGGCCGTGGG GTACAAAGATGGGATGATCGTACTGATCGATTTGAGTAAGAAAGGCGAGGTGATTCACCGCCTCCGGGGACACGATGATGAGATTCACTCTCTGGCGTGGTCGTCGCTGGTTGGTGAGGATGCTCTGTACAACAGACCTGAGGACAGTGAAG TAGCCAACAGTGGAGCTCCTGCTGGAGATGGGACGGGCTGCTATCTTGCATCTGGGAGCAAAGACCAGACGGTGAGGATCTGGAGCTCAGCGAAGGGGAAAA GTGTGATGACTCTGAAGCTGCCGTATGTGAAGAAAAGAGGCTCTGCAGTCGACCCCGGGGTCAAAGAGAGACTCTGGCTCCATGTCCACTGGCCCAGGGGACAACCGACACAACTCGtgtccagctgcttcag TGGTGAGTTGGTGATGTGGGACTTGACCAGGACTGGGAAGCAGAGGTGGACTCTGTTCGGGACGTCTTCAGAGGGTCAGAACCACAACAGGATCGTATTCAACATGAGTTCAGTCCTCGTGCAGGACAACAGAGAGCTGCTCATCAGCACCTCCATGGACAGAGAG ATTAAATGCTGGGATCTGGCCTCTCTGGACTGCTGCTGGACCCTGCCCACGCTGGGTGGTTTCGTCTATGCCCTGACCTTCTCTCCGGTGGGCACAGGGTGTCTGGCGCTGGGCGTGGGCGACAACATGATCCGGGTGTGGAACACACTGACCACCCAGAACCAGTATGACACCAGGTCCTTCTGGCAGGGCATCAAGTCCAAGGTCACAGCG CTGGCGTGGCACCCGAGAAAAGAAGGATCCTTGTCTTTTGGAACAGATGATGGTAAAGTCGGTATCTACGATGTCTTCTCAAACAA GCCTCCTCAGATATCGAGCTCCTATCACCGAAAAACGGTGTACACGTTGGCCTGGGGACCCCCAGTCCCCCCGATGTCATTTG GTGCAGCGGGAGGAAAGTCGTCCATCAGCCTGTACAGTTGCGCCGGCGAGGGCACCATCCTTCAGCACGATCCGTCCAGGCTGAGCGGTGAAGCTTCCGACATCGACAAGCTGATCAGAGACACCAACAGCATCAAG CACAAGCTGTCTCCACACACCGACCTCAGCTGGAAGCCAGATGGGAAAGTGGTTGCCATCGGCAACGAGGATGG gtgtATTGAGGTGTATCAGGCTCCTAgtctgaagctgctgtgcagcatccagcagcatcACAAGATCATCAACACGTTGCGGTGGCATCATGACCACAGCTCTGCACCGGAGCTGCACTGCCTCCTGGCCTCGGGCTCCAGCAACGCCATCGTCTATGTGCACGACCTCCGCGCCATCATAG AGAATCCTCCAGAAAGCCCCGTGGTGTTGACGGAGCCTCATCGCAGGCTGTGCGGTCATACAGCTAAAATCACGGATATGGCCTGGAGTCCACACCACGACGCCCGGCTGGTAACCGCCTCGTATGATGGCACAGCCCAG GTGTGGGAcgtgctgcaggaggaggctcTCTCTAACTACCGGGGTCACATCGGTTATCTGCTGTGCGTGGACTGGTCGCCCGTCGACCCAGACGTGATCTGGACCGGAGGGAAGGACTTCACCTTGCAGGAGTGGAGAGTCTCCAAACAAGAGTTTACAAAGCCGCCTAAAG GGAAAAAGATGCTGGAGCTAAAGGAGAAGACGAAGACCAACCctaagcagaagaagaagaacaaaaagcCACCAGGTGCCGGAGGAGCTGTACCACTAGAGATGAACGGAGGACCAGTCACAGGACCAAAAGCAACGAAAGAACAGGAGCCGtctgaggatgaggaagatgaagtCAGCTCAACCAACAGTTCTGTACCAACAG AGTCACAATGGAAATCCTCTGCTGCCATAaagagcaaagacaaaacag acctgctgaagaagaagaagccgcGCTCCATGCTGCCCATCAGCACCTCCATGGACCATCGGCCCAAAGAAGATCTGCTGCAAGACTGCATCAATCTGGcctcagtcaaacacagcaAGG cgccccctgcaggctgtGTCCCAGGACAGGGAGAGCACATCCATCTGGGCCTGttctctgacagacaggctCTGTATCGCATGTTTGAGGCAGAAG AGGAGGCTCACGTGGAGGCGGCTCACTTCGACTGTGTCGTGTACCTGCGGCTGTGGAGCGGAGACCTGGAGGGGGCGCTGCAGCTCgccacagagagaggagagctgaacGACCACCTGCTCTCAGTCGCTCCTATGG ccGGGTTCGAGGTGTGGAGCCGGACAGTGGAGGCCTTCGTCAAGCAGCTGTGCCTGCAGGAGCAGTACCTGAAGGCAGCATCCCACCTGCTGTCAGTCAACAAGCTGTACGAGGCCGTCGACCTGCTGCGCTCGCACAAACTCTACAG ggaggCCATCGCTCTGGTCAAAGCCAGACTGCCAGCAGAAGATCCCGTCCTGAAGGAGCTGTACACCTGCTGGGCCGCCGTGCTGGAGAAGGACGGACATTTCTCCGCAGCTGCTAAATG TCACCTGGCTGCTGGTGCCAGTTTTGACGCTGCTAAAGTCATCGCCAGGAAGAGTGACGTGTCCTCGCTGAGGACGGCGGCCAGCCTAGCGAGAATCTCGGGAGAGGTCGCTCTGGCTCAGTCGCTGGCGCTGAGGTGTGCTAAAGACCTGGCTGCTGCTCTGGACTGGGTCGGAGCCCAGGAGGTCCTGAGCTCACAGGAGAGTCTGTTG GTCCACAGGCTGCACCTCTGCGTCGCCGAGCTGCTGGCTGCGATGCTGGCGGACCCCCAGGTTGAATCTCAGTCCTGCGTCTCCAGTCACCCGTGGGTGTCTCTGGGTGAGCGGCACGTCTGCCTCCAGGACCGAGTGAGAGACGTGTGGGAGCAGCAGTTTGGGGTTTCACAGAAGTCAGAAGGACGCCGCGGCGTCGGAGCTCTTCTGCAGGAGCTGAAGTCTGCAGAGAGTCCAACACCCACCCCCAATGTTCCTCTGAGACAG GTCCAGCTGTATTCATCCCTTCACCTGACGCGTGCTGTGTTGAGCTGGTTGTTGGACGATGAGGGGCAGCTGATCAAGGAGCTGTGGAAGGCAGTGGCCTGGTTCAGAGATGCCGGACACCTCAGTGTCTCTGCGGAGCTCTGCAGGCTGCTGTTTCCTGACG ccgatgtgagtgttttttcaAGGAAACATCCCAAAATACTTGatcacacagaagaagaagccaaaGCTGCTGCCACCAGTCTGCAGGCTTTTATCAACTACCAGCACCTGTATGAGCACTGGTGGAGGAGCTCCACCCGGATCACGAACGGATCAGCAGCTGACTCCAGACCTGCAGACGAGCTGAAGGATAAAGTGATGAACGGAGAAATATCGGAGTCAGAAGAGAGTGTCTGCCCGGTGACTAGGTGGTGTGATAAACTGGACTTTGATGcatctctgcttctgtctgagCGTCACGCAGCCTGTCAGGCCGTCCAGAGGTCGGTGAGGGAGGTCCAGGAGCGGCTGGCAGCCATGGtggtgcagcacagcagagcccAGGAAGGGAAGCCCGACTCTGcggagaaagagacagacggTCCCACGCAGATCTCCACGACCACAGAGTCACCTGGCAGCCAGGCGTCCGCTGATGCTGGGCGACG GCCCGAGGATCAGGACACTCTGCTCACTTTGTCTTCCAAGATGTCAGAACACCAGAAACAGCTGGTCGAACTGCCTGACACAGTCAAG ATGTATCCTCACCCAGACGTTGTTGAATGCTGCCTGGTCCTCCTGCACGTCAGCAAGGCTTCACCCTCCGTCTCCGAGTCCCTCCAACAACAGGCCAAAGATCTCCTCCGCAAATATGCAACTGGCCCCACCGTCCACAAAGCCTCCAAACAGTTCCTCACCTGA